The following proteins are co-located in the Candidatus Eisenbacteria bacterium genome:
- the phnD gene encoding phosphate/phosphite/phosphonate ABC transporter substrate-binding protein — protein MRRISLLAVAFLAGSLLISGSATAADKKPVVRFGFYPSHNREQLTILAEEFCQYLTDKTEYRFVPVVSHNYDDLIEGVGKNEVDFAWLSPLSYVKAERSGVARVLLKSVRGAEPFYYGAIVVRRDSGIRTIRELQGKRMGWAYPSSTAGFMFTKAALHAQGIDVDAYFASNTFIGGYDEIVKAVLHGRIDAGAVFANDTENRRGAWTQYLEPRDSRKLKAVFYTKPIPGDTITGSKPFIEANPKITNEILRRLLEMGDDPAGKKLLYDLYQVDYLVDAESGDYESVREAERLFPDRF, from the coding sequence ATGAGAAGGATATCCCTCCTCGCCGTCGCGTTTCTGGCGGGGTCCCTGCTGATTTCCGGCTCGGCGACGGCGGCCGATAAGAAGCCGGTCGTTCGCTTCGGGTTCTATCCCTCCCACAATCGGGAACAGCTCACTATTTTAGCCGAGGAGTTCTGCCAGTATCTGACGGACAAGACCGAGTACCGCTTCGTGCCGGTCGTGAGCCACAACTACGACGATCTGATCGAGGGCGTCGGCAAAAACGAGGTGGACTTCGCCTGGCTCTCGCCGCTCAGCTACGTCAAGGCGGAACGGAGCGGCGTCGCGCGGGTGCTTCTCAAGTCGGTCCGCGGAGCGGAACCGTTCTACTACGGCGCCATCGTGGTGCGCCGGGACAGCGGGATCCGCACGATCCGCGAACTACAGGGGAAACGAATGGGCTGGGCCTACCCGAGCAGCACCGCCGGATTCATGTTCACCAAGGCGGCGCTCCACGCCCAGGGGATCGACGTGGACGCCTACTTCGCGTCCAACACCTTCATCGGCGGTTACGACGAGATCGTCAAGGCGGTCCTCCACGGGCGGATCGACGCGGGCGCCGTTTTCGCCAACGACACGGAGAACCGCCGGGGCGCCTGGACCCAGTACCTCGAGCCGCGGGACAGCCGCAAGCTGAAGGCGGTCTTCTATACGAAGCCGATACCGGGCGACACGATCACCGGCTCCAAGCCCTTCATCGAGGCGAACCCCAAGATCACGAACGAAATACTCCGGCGTTTGCTCGAGATGGGGGACGACCCGGCCGGCAAGAAGCTCCTTTACGACCTCTACCAGGTGGACTATCTGGTCGACGCGGAGAGCGGGGATTACGAGTCGGTGCGCGAGGCGGAGAGGCTGTTCCCGGATCGCTTTTAA
- a CDS encoding DUF819 family protein: MIVSPLAVLTLLAALVAAVFLVEKRTGWRLFHYFPPLLFIYMIPLVLSNTGVIPTASPVYSGMRAYALPIFLTFMLLSLDCRKAVRVMGSGVFVMLLGSAGVVIGGAVAYALVHRGLSHDAWKGFGALAGSWIGGTGNMAAVAGALDAPPEELGLAVLSDNLVYVVWLPILLGSKAWAERFGRFTRVSSDRLRILEEAARSIEREERAPAMLDLLLLLSIGLAVTAAAKGVAAGIPELPPVLSTGTWEVLLVTTFGIALSFTRARRIPGSQPIAMAMVYLFVAGMGARAELSGLSRAPWFVAGAFIWIFIHGGFVLLGARLFRVDVHTAAIASAANIGGIASAPIVAAYHRKSLIPVSILMALLGYAVGNYLAILTAQLCWLVGR; encoded by the coding sequence CTTTCTGGTGGAGAAGCGGACCGGCTGGAGACTGTTCCACTATTTCCCGCCGCTCCTCTTCATCTACATGATTCCGCTGGTCCTCTCCAACACCGGGGTGATTCCGACGGCGAGCCCGGTCTATTCGGGGATGCGCGCCTACGCGCTTCCGATCTTCCTCACCTTCATGCTTCTCTCGCTGGATTGCCGGAAGGCGGTGCGCGTGATGGGGAGCGGCGTCTTCGTCATGCTCCTCGGGAGCGCCGGCGTGGTGATCGGCGGCGCCGTTGCATACGCGCTGGTGCATCGCGGCCTCTCGCACGATGCGTGGAAGGGATTCGGCGCTCTGGCGGGGAGCTGGATCGGCGGCACCGGGAACATGGCCGCCGTGGCGGGCGCCCTCGACGCGCCCCCGGAGGAACTGGGCCTCGCCGTCCTCTCCGACAATCTGGTCTACGTCGTCTGGCTGCCGATCCTGCTCGGGTCGAAGGCGTGGGCGGAGCGATTCGGCCGTTTCACCCGCGTCTCGTCGGATCGTCTCCGGATACTCGAGGAGGCGGCCCGTTCCATCGAAAGGGAGGAGCGGGCGCCTGCGATGCTCGACCTCCTTCTTCTCCTTTCGATCGGGCTCGCCGTCACCGCCGCCGCCAAGGGTGTCGCGGCGGGCATTCCGGAGCTCCCGCCGGTCCTCTCCACGGGGACTTGGGAGGTGCTGCTGGTCACCACCTTCGGCATCGCTCTCTCCTTCACGCGGGCGCGGCGCATCCCCGGAAGCCAGCCGATCGCCATGGCGATGGTTTACCTCTTCGTCGCCGGCATGGGCGCGAGAGCGGAACTCTCCGGGCTCAGCCGGGCGCCCTGGTTCGTCGCCGGCGCCTTCATCTGGATCTTCATCCACGGCGGATTCGTGCTTCTCGGGGCCCGCCTCTTCCGGGTGGACGTGCACACCGCGGCGATCGCCTCGGCGGCGAACATCGGCGGCATCGCCTCGGCGCCGATCGTCGCCGCCTATCACCGAAAAAGCCTGATCCCGGTTTCGATCCTCATGGCCCTTCTCGGCTACGCGGTGGGGAACTACCTCGCGATCCTCACGGCGCAGCTCTGCTGGCTCGTCGGCCGCTGA